A part of Myxococcus landrumus genomic DNA contains:
- a CDS encoding antibiotic biosynthesis monooxygenase family protein: protein MIAVIFEVRLHDEGRQEYLDLAAGLRPLLAEVDGFISIERFQSLSNPNLLLSLSFWRDEAAVESWRRLEAHRAAQARGRGGVFEDYRLRVATVVRDYGRSAREQAPGDSRRTHG, encoded by the coding sequence ATGATCGCCGTCATCTTCGAGGTCCGACTCCACGACGAGGGCCGCCAGGAGTACCTGGACCTGGCCGCGGGGCTCCGCCCCCTGCTCGCAGAGGTCGATGGGTTCATCTCCATCGAGCGCTTCCAGAGCCTCTCAAATCCGAACCTGTTGCTGTCGCTGTCCTTCTGGCGGGACGAGGCCGCCGTCGAGTCCTGGCGCCGCCTGGAGGCACACCGGGCCGCGCAAGCGCGGGGGCGAGGGGGCGTCTTCGAGGACTACCGCCTGCGAGTCGCCACCGTCGTGCGCGACTACGGCAGGTCGGCGCGTGAGCAGGCCCCGGGCGACAGTCGTCGAACCCACGGTTGA
- a CDS encoding cytochrome P450: MSPSNPVVAVTHPDPYPFYADLVARRPFYRDDALGLWVASSARAVGAVLSSLACRVRPRSEPVPRVLQGLASAEVFGRLARMNEGPFHLVVRRALTTVLGTLGAEQGAEEGRRQARRLIAEKVPLRELVFRLPVQAVGALLGLGPGGLSEVASWTGALVRGMAPGADAEQVREGALAAERLMAVFHARVADSEDGPLALLSRELGASSVAPGALSREQADAESAAVIVANAIGLLVQTHDATAGLLGNALRAAMADPSVYAQVSSRPELLPRLLDEVLRFDPPVQNTRRFLSEDAVIDGQALRAGDTVLVVLAAANRDPSVHRAPHQFDLHREQLDLATFGKGRHTCPGAALARSLSLGALEVLFATDLVSHRAAFSDAGFQPSVNGRVPLLPRLHLHPREHTT; this comes from the coding sequence TACGCGGACCTCGTCGCACGCCGCCCCTTCTACCGGGACGACGCGCTGGGCCTGTGGGTGGCCTCCAGCGCCCGGGCGGTGGGGGCCGTGCTGTCCTCGCTCGCCTGCCGGGTCCGGCCACGCTCGGAGCCGGTGCCTCGGGTGCTCCAGGGGCTGGCCTCGGCGGAGGTGTTCGGTCGGCTGGCGCGGATGAACGAGGGGCCGTTCCATCTCGTGGTGCGACGCGCGCTCACGACGGTGCTGGGGACGCTCGGCGCTGAGCAGGGCGCGGAGGAGGGGCGGCGCCAGGCGCGGCGGCTCATCGCGGAGAAGGTGCCGTTGCGGGAGCTGGTGTTCCGGCTGCCGGTCCAGGCCGTCGGGGCGCTGCTGGGGCTCGGGCCTGGGGGCCTGTCCGAGGTGGCCTCGTGGACCGGAGCGCTCGTCCGGGGCATGGCGCCGGGGGCGGACGCGGAGCAGGTGCGCGAAGGCGCGCTCGCGGCGGAGCGGCTGATGGCGGTGTTCCACGCGCGCGTGGCCGACTCCGAGGACGGGCCGCTGGCCCTCCTGTCTCGCGAGCTGGGCGCGTCCTCCGTGGCTCCTGGCGCATTGTCTCGCGAGCAGGCCGATGCGGAGTCGGCCGCGGTCATCGTCGCCAATGCCATCGGGCTGCTGGTGCAGACGCATGACGCGACAGCGGGCCTGCTGGGCAACGCGCTGCGGGCCGCGATGGCGGACCCCTCCGTTTACGCCCAGGTCTCCAGTCGCCCGGAGTTGCTGCCGCGTCTGCTCGACGAGGTGCTGCGGTTCGACCCTCCCGTCCAGAACACGCGTCGCTTCCTTTCGGAGGACGCGGTCATCGATGGCCAGGCGCTGCGCGCGGGAGACACCGTCCTGGTGGTCCTCGCAGCCGCCAACCGTGACCCCTCGGTCCATCGCGCGCCGCACCAGTTCGACCTCCACCGCGAGCAGTTGGACCTCGCGACCTTCGGGAAGGGGCGCCACACCTGCCCGGGAGCGGCGTTGGCGCGGTCTCTCTCACTCGGCGCGCTGGAGGTGCTGTTCGCCACCGACCTCGTCTCGCACCGCGCCGCCTTCTCCGACGCGGGGTTCCAGCCGTCCGTCAACGGCCGGGTTCCCCTGCTGCCGCGACTTCACCTCCACCCTCGGGAGCACACGACATGA